A stretch of the Tardiphaga sp. 709 genome encodes the following:
- a CDS encoding methyl-accepting chemotaxis protein, whose product MSLLTLRIRGRLYGGFGALVLFGLGMAGFAVWKLTEIRDDVSAMNAQSANAMRSMEISAELQALRRAMLRYTFDQDEASFAEAEKLLTQVGGVLEETIKASSEERRGVYREVEKTINDLKSRRVDLGNTVKEMLANRKALLAEGEKLQADLKKLVLATRSSPFAQGATTLQSETLLVQMANWRFFAGRDQDNVTLFANSVKNAQQQIAEMEKFDMAPSLSALFESIKKGLVSYSSGFDKASANLLKMDQLYYNTITPMVVSAIRKTDGIKAAIQQEVVSATTANEQRISGTITLQQIVAGGATITGLLIAFLIARGIIGPLSGLTAGMKQLAEGNFGVVLPGLGRKDEVGDMAQAVETFKVKAEEKAQAEAEARITQDQEAALQRKQDMIRLADDFEGTVGEIVEAVSSASTELETSASTLTSTADRSQQLTTVVAAASEEASTNVQSVASATEEMASSISEIGRQVQESARIANEAVDQAQKTNDRVGELSKAAGRIGAVVELINTIAGQTNLLALNATIEAARAGDAGRGFAVVASEVKALAEQTAKATGEISQQIASIQTATDDSVSAIREIGATIGKMSEIASTIASAVEEQSAATQEISRNVQQAAQGTMQVSSNIIDVQRGASETGGASSQVLSAAQSLSLDSSRLKHEVSRFLNSVRAA is encoded by the coding sequence ATGTCGCTACTCACTCTCCGCATCCGTGGCAGGCTGTATGGGGGCTTCGGTGCGCTCGTCCTGTTCGGGTTGGGCATGGCGGGCTTCGCTGTATGGAAGCTCACAGAAATTCGTGACGACGTCTCGGCGATGAATGCCCAGTCCGCCAATGCGATGCGCTCGATGGAAATTTCGGCGGAACTCCAGGCACTTCGCCGCGCGATGCTGCGCTATACGTTCGATCAGGACGAGGCGTCATTCGCTGAAGCCGAAAAGCTGCTGACGCAGGTCGGTGGTGTGCTGGAGGAGACGATCAAGGCGAGCTCGGAGGAGCGTCGCGGGGTCTATCGCGAGGTCGAAAAGACGATCAACGATTTGAAGAGCAGGCGCGTCGATCTCGGTAACACCGTCAAGGAGATGCTCGCCAACCGCAAGGCGCTGCTTGCTGAAGGTGAAAAGCTTCAGGCCGACTTGAAGAAACTCGTGCTCGCGACGCGTAGCTCGCCATTCGCACAAGGGGCGACCACCCTGCAATCCGAAACTCTGTTGGTTCAGATGGCGAACTGGCGGTTCTTTGCCGGTCGCGACCAGGACAATGTGACGTTGTTTGCCAACAGCGTGAAGAACGCCCAGCAACAGATCGCGGAGATGGAAAAATTCGATATGGCGCCGAGTCTTTCAGCGCTGTTCGAATCGATCAAGAAAGGCCTGGTCAGCTATTCCAGCGGGTTCGATAAGGCGTCGGCCAATCTGCTGAAGATGGATCAGCTCTATTACAATACGATCACGCCGATGGTGGTCAGCGCCATCCGCAAGACCGACGGCATCAAGGCAGCGATCCAGCAGGAGGTCGTTAGCGCAACGACAGCCAATGAGCAGCGCATTTCCGGCACGATCACGCTGCAGCAGATCGTGGCCGGTGGGGCGACCATCACCGGTCTGCTGATTGCGTTCTTGATCGCGCGCGGAATCATCGGGCCACTGTCGGGTCTGACGGCGGGCATGAAGCAGCTCGCCGAGGGTAATTTCGGCGTGGTACTGCCGGGGCTCGGCCGCAAAGACGAGGTCGGCGACATGGCGCAGGCCGTCGAGACCTTCAAGGTCAAGGCGGAAGAGAAAGCCCAGGCGGAAGCCGAGGCGCGGATCACCCAGGATCAAGAGGCGGCCCTTCAACGCAAGCAGGACATGATCCGGCTGGCCGACGATTTCGAAGGTACGGTCGGTGAAATCGTCGAGGCAGTGTCGTCCGCGTCGACCGAACTGGAGACATCGGCCAGCACGCTGACATCGACCGCGGATCGGTCGCAGCAGCTCACCACGGTCGTCGCCGCGGCATCGGAAGAAGCCTCCACCAATGTGCAATCGGTGGCGTCTGCGACTGAGGAAATGGCGTCGTCCATCAGCGAGATCGGTCGTCAGGTCCAGGAATCCGCACGTATTGCCAATGAGGCCGTGGACCAGGCCCAGAAGACCAATGATCGCGTCGGCGAGTTGTCGAAAGCTGCCGGCCGCATTGGCGCGGTGGTCGAATTGATCAACACCATTGCGGGGCAGACCAACCTGCTGGCGCTCAATGCCACCATCGAGGCGGCACGTGCCGGCGATGCCGGCCGCGGCTTCGCAGTGGTCGCGTCCGAGGTGAAGGCGCTCGCCGAGCAGACCGCCAAGGCCACCGGCGAGATCAGCCAGCAGATCGCGAGCATCCAGACTGCGACCGATGATTCCGTCTCGGCGATCCGCGAGATCGGCGCGACCATCGGCAAGATGTCGGAGATCGCGTCCACGATCGCTTCGGCTGTCGAAGAGCAGAGCGCGGCGACGCAGGAGATTTCCCGTAACGTGCAACAGGCCGCGCAAGGCACGATGCAGGTCTCGTCCAACATCATCGATGTGCAGCGCGGCGCGAGCGAGACTGGCGGCGCGTCGTCTCAGGTGCTGTCGGCAGCGCAGTCGCTCTCGTTAGACAGCAGCCGTCTGAAGCATGAAGTCAGTCGCTTCCTGAACTCGGTCCGCGCGGCCTGA
- a CDS encoding methyl-accepting chemotaxis protein, giving the protein MLLPQWGKQQRRRRLSPKQDQVLPRKPMMSLLNLRIRGRLYGGFGALVLFGLASSGFAVWQMTEVGTQVNSLNILSANTIRASEIASELHAIRGAVLRYSFDQDEAALADADKRLAGVTASLDTVIKTSRSEERRAAYRTIEKDVADVKAQRQALGEAIKQMVAGREVLQEAGDKLSSSLRKLVISTRNTMYGQGSTKLESDTLMVQIANWRFFVSRDEKHIESFKDHVRIAEQQIGEMEKMQMPPTLSALFGTIRSNLKSYASQFEKAAASLQTADGIFNKSISPTVVKAIGKVETIKSDIQQVQSQTVAATSNRMSTTSMLQKIVAGVATVVGLAIAFLIARGIIGPLSGLTAGMKRLADGDFSVVLPGLARKDEVGDMARAVETFKVRAEEKARAEAEAKLTQDQQAAIQRRRDMIRLADDFEGAVGSIVENVSSASSQLEESAGGLTATAEQSRQLTAMVAAASDEASTNVQAVASSTEEMSSSVNEISRQVQESANIANSAVAQARKTNDRVAELAKAAARIGDVVELINTIAGQTNLLALNATIEAARAGDAGRGFAVVASEVKALAEQTARATGDISHQISGIQAATEESVGAIKEIGDTIGRMSEIASTIASAVEQQGAATQEISRNVQQAAQGTMQVSSNILDVQRGASNTGSASSQVLSAAQSLSGESARLKREVGKFLDSVRAA; this is encoded by the coding sequence ATGCTTCTCCCACAATGGGGGAAGCAGCAACGAAGACGGCGCCTGTCGCCGAAGCAAGATCAAGTCCTACCTAGGAAGCCAATGATGTCGCTGCTCAATCTCCGTATCCGCGGTCGCCTCTATGGTGGCTTCGGCGCGCTGGTCCTGTTTGGTCTCGCCAGTTCGGGATTTGCCGTCTGGCAGATGACGGAAGTTGGAACGCAGGTCAACTCCCTGAACATCCTTTCGGCCAACACGATCCGCGCCTCGGAGATCGCTTCCGAACTGCACGCGATCCGCGGTGCCGTGTTGCGCTATTCCTTCGATCAGGATGAAGCGGCGCTTGCGGATGCCGACAAACGTCTCGCCGGCGTCACCGCCAGCCTGGACACGGTGATCAAGACCAGTCGTTCGGAAGAGCGCCGTGCCGCCTATCGCACCATCGAGAAGGACGTCGCCGACGTGAAGGCGCAGCGCCAGGCGCTTGGCGAGGCCATCAAGCAGATGGTCGCCGGCCGGGAAGTGCTGCAGGAAGCCGGCGACAAGCTGTCATCCAGCCTGCGCAAGCTGGTGATCAGCACGCGCAACACCATGTATGGCCAGGGCTCGACCAAGCTCGAATCCGATACGCTCATGGTGCAGATTGCGAATTGGCGCTTCTTCGTCAGCCGCGACGAGAAACATATCGAATCCTTCAAGGATCACGTCCGCATCGCGGAGCAGCAGATCGGCGAAATGGAGAAGATGCAGATGCCGCCGACGCTCAGCGCGTTGTTCGGCACCATTCGCAGCAACCTGAAGAGCTACGCATCCCAGTTCGAGAAGGCTGCCGCCAGCCTGCAGACGGCAGACGGTATCTTCAACAAGTCGATCAGCCCGACCGTCGTGAAAGCGATCGGCAAGGTCGAGACCATCAAGTCCGACATCCAGCAGGTTCAGTCGCAGACCGTCGCCGCAACCAGCAATCGCATGTCGACGACGAGCATGCTGCAGAAGATCGTGGCCGGTGTCGCTACTGTGGTCGGTCTAGCGATCGCCTTCCTGATCGCGCGCGGCATTATTGGCCCTCTGTCGGGCCTGACGGCCGGCATGAAGCGGCTCGCCGACGGCGATTTCAGCGTGGTGTTGCCGGGTCTCGCCCGCAAGGACGAGGTCGGCGACATGGCGCGTGCGGTCGAGACCTTCAAGGTGCGGGCCGAGGAAAAGGCGCGCGCCGAGGCCGAGGCCAAACTGACGCAAGACCAGCAGGCAGCGATTCAGCGCCGCCGGGACATGATCCGTCTCGCGGACGATTTCGAGGGCGCCGTCGGCAGCATCGTCGAGAACGTGTCATCGGCTTCGAGCCAGCTTGAAGAATCGGCGGGCGGACTGACTGCGACCGCCGAGCAATCCCGCCAGCTCACCGCCATGGTGGCCGCAGCTTCCGACGAAGCGTCGACCAATGTGCAGGCGGTGGCGTCATCCACTGAGGAGATGTCGTCATCGGTCAACGAGATCAGCCGCCAGGTTCAGGAGTCGGCCAACATCGCCAACTCCGCGGTGGCACAGGCCCGCAAGACCAATGATCGCGTGGCTGAGCTTGCCAAGGCGGCCGCGCGGATCGGCGATGTTGTCGAGCTGATCAACACGATTGCAGGCCAGACCAATCTGCTGGCGCTCAACGCCACCATCGAAGCGGCGCGCGCCGGTGATGCCGGTCGCGGCTTCGCGGTCGTTGCATCGGAAGTAAAGGCACTCGCCGAACAGACGGCCAGGGCAACCGGCGACATCAGTCACCAGATCTCCGGCATCCAGGCGGCGACCGAAGAGTCGGTCGGCGCTATCAAGGAAATCGGCGACACTATCGGCCGCATGTCGGAAATCGCATCGACCATCGCATCTGCCGTCGAGCAGCAGGGGGCGGCGACGCAGGAGATCTCGCGCAACGTTCAGCAGGCGGCGCAAGGCACGATGCAGGTGAGCTCGAACATTCTGGATGTGCAGCGTGGCGCGAGCAACACGGGCTCGGCGTCGTCGCAAGTTCTATCCGCTGCGCAATCGCTGTCCGGCGAGAGCGCGCGGTTGAAGCGCGAGGTCGGCAAGTTCCTGGATTCCGTTCGCGCGGCATAG
- a CDS encoding HAMP domain-containing methyl-accepting chemotaxis protein codes for MIKINSVGSKLGLAGLVGILLSAGVVANQMRTETAISEVNRLADVQQKIADSAMEADGQMRAMQVASQGLRMAITTPEIDKNAAEIRAAKAAQDRIIDAASALATRQEYKDNFAKIKAFTATYVAAADEIVGLQKKLLELYRNRNVAVIDWNRHLDQLRLTTAVTEATNWPEVDGQLKIADNAINSVQAAAWRYASMNEVTQKGQIITKAKILTDALAKASVFEDSELVQSGLIQLGTDMKKFMTATDEAIGSNDQKTDIVRTKITPAAAAASQLVAQSVSSAKAAVGEARAQAAEEMTRSGQVNLALGLAVVLVLICTMVFSFVGVARPMTRLNGAMGKMAAGDLDVVIPGAKRGDEIGDIAKTVTVIRANAEQKARDEAAARLDQDNLAAASRKREMVELAGTFERAVGNIVDNVSSASSRLEESAGALTATAEQAKELTAAVVAASDEASTNVQAVASSTEEMSSSVNEISRQVQESANIANSAVAQARKTNDRVAELAKAAARIGDVVELINTIAGQTNLLALNATIEAARAGDAGRGFAVVASEVKALAEQTAKATGDISQQINGIQAATQESVGAIKEIGDTIGRMSEIASTIASAVEQQGAATQEISRNVQQAAQGTMQVTSNITDVQRGASETGSASTQVLSAAQSLSGESARLKLEVGKFLDSVRAA; via the coding sequence ATGATCAAGATCAACAGTGTCGGCAGCAAATTGGGTCTTGCCGGTCTCGTTGGCATCTTGCTCTCCGCCGGCGTTGTCGCAAACCAGATGAGAACCGAGACCGCGATCTCGGAGGTCAACCGTCTGGCCGATGTGCAGCAGAAAATCGCCGATAGCGCGATGGAGGCCGACGGCCAGATGCGCGCCATGCAGGTGGCCAGCCAGGGCCTGCGCATGGCCATCACGACACCCGAGATTGACAAGAACGCTGCCGAGATCAGGGCCGCCAAGGCTGCGCAGGACCGCATCATCGATGCCGCGTCCGCCCTGGCGACCAGGCAGGAATACAAAGACAATTTCGCGAAGATCAAGGCGTTCACCGCGACCTATGTCGCTGCTGCCGACGAGATCGTCGGTCTGCAGAAGAAACTGCTCGAGCTCTATCGCAACCGCAACGTCGCCGTGATCGACTGGAACCGGCATCTCGACCAGCTGCGCCTCACCACTGCCGTGACCGAAGCAACGAACTGGCCTGAAGTCGATGGACAGCTCAAGATCGCGGACAATGCCATCAACTCTGTGCAGGCGGCCGCATGGCGTTATGCGTCGATGAATGAAGTCACGCAGAAGGGCCAGATCATCACCAAGGCCAAGATCCTCACCGATGCGCTGGCCAAGGCCAGCGTGTTCGAAGACAGCGAGCTCGTGCAGAGCGGCCTGATCCAGCTCGGCACCGACATGAAGAAGTTCATGACGGCCACCGATGAAGCGATCGGCAGTAACGACCAGAAGACCGATATCGTCCGCACCAAAATCACGCCCGCCGCTGCGGCGGCATCTCAACTGGTCGCGCAATCGGTATCGTCGGCCAAGGCTGCGGTTGGAGAAGCACGGGCGCAGGCCGCCGAGGAAATGACACGCTCCGGTCAGGTCAATCTCGCCCTTGGACTAGCGGTCGTGCTGGTCCTGATCTGCACCATGGTGTTCTCCTTTGTCGGCGTTGCCCGGCCGATGACGCGCCTGAATGGCGCCATGGGCAAGATGGCGGCCGGCGATCTCGATGTCGTGATACCCGGCGCCAAGCGCGGCGACGAAATCGGCGACATCGCCAAGACCGTCACGGTCATCCGTGCAAACGCCGAACAGAAGGCGCGCGATGAGGCTGCGGCACGCCTCGACCAGGACAATCTGGCCGCGGCGTCGCGCAAGCGCGAAATGGTCGAGCTCGCCGGGACGTTCGAACGCGCCGTCGGCAATATCGTCGACAATGTCTCCTCGGCGTCGAGCAGGCTCGAAGAGTCCGCGGGCGCGCTGACGGCAACGGCTGAACAGGCCAAGGAGCTGACCGCTGCAGTCGTTGCTGCATCGGACGAAGCATCCACCAATGTGCAGGCGGTTGCGTCATCGACCGAAGAGATGTCGTCATCGGTCAACGAGATCAGCCGGCAGGTCCAGGAATCGGCGAACATCGCCAACTCGGCCGTGGCGCAGGCGCGCAAGACCAATGACCGCGTGGCGGAGCTTGCCAAGGCCGCGGCCCGGATCGGCGATGTCGTCGAGCTCATCAACACCATTGCCGGCCAGACCAACCTGCTGGCGCTCAACGCCACCATCGAAGCAGCACGCGCCGGCGATGCGGGTCGCGGTTTTGCAGTGGTTGCGTCCGAGGTGAAGGCGCTGGCCGAACAGACCGCCAAGGCGACGGGCGACATCAGCCAGCAGATCAACGGCATCCAGGCGGCGACCCAGGAATCCGTCGGCGCCATTAAGGAAATCGGCGACACCATCGGCCGTATGTCCGAGATCGCCTCGACCATTGCCTCTGCCGTCGAGCAACAGGGCGCGGCCACGCAGGAAATCTCGCGCAACGTTCAGCAGGCCGCGCAGGGCACGATGCAGGTCACGTCGAACATCACCGACGTGCAGCGCGGCGCCAGCGAGACCGGATCGGCCTCGACGCAGGTGCTGTCGGCGGCGCAGTCGCTGTCCGGCGAAAGCGCGCGTCTCAAGCTCGAAGTAGGCAAGTTCCTGGACTCGGTCCGGGCCGCATAA
- a CDS encoding amino acid ABC transporter ATP-binding protein — protein sequence MITIEKVSKWYNPQFQVLKNCTTAVEKGEVVVVCGPSGSGKSTLIKTVNALEPVQQGTIMVDGLNVTTMKKDLPKLRSRVGMVFQHFELFPHLKIVENLCLGQTIVLGRSEDAAKAKAMKMLERVGLTAHAQKYPGQLSGGQQQRVAIARALVMDPICMLFDEPTSALDPEMINEVLDVMVELAKEGMTMMVVTHEMGFAKKVANRVIFMDAGEIVEDAQKDDFFGHPRSDRAQHFLSKILAH from the coding sequence ATGATCACCATCGAAAAAGTCAGCAAGTGGTACAATCCGCAGTTCCAGGTGCTGAAGAACTGCACGACGGCCGTTGAGAAAGGCGAGGTGGTCGTCGTCTGCGGTCCCTCGGGATCTGGCAAGTCGACGCTGATCAAGACGGTGAATGCGCTGGAGCCCGTGCAGCAGGGCACCATCATGGTCGATGGACTGAATGTGACGACGATGAAGAAGGACCTGCCGAAGTTGCGCTCACGCGTCGGCATGGTGTTTCAGCACTTCGAGCTGTTTCCGCATCTGAAGATCGTCGAGAACCTGTGTCTCGGCCAGACCATCGTGCTCGGCCGCTCCGAAGATGCGGCGAAGGCCAAGGCCATGAAGATGCTGGAGCGCGTCGGCCTCACGGCGCATGCGCAGAAATATCCCGGCCAGCTCTCCGGCGGTCAGCAGCAGCGCGTCGCCATTGCGCGCGCGCTGGTGATGGATCCGATCTGCATGCTGTTCGACGAACCGACCTCGGCGCTCGATCCCGAAATGATCAACGAGGTGCTCGATGTCATGGTCGAACTCGCCAAGGAAGGCATGACCATGATGGTGGTGACCCACGAAATGGGCTTCGCCAAGAAGGTCGCCAACCGCGTCATCTTCATGGATGCCGGTGAGATCGTCGAAGACGCGCAGAAGGATGACTTTTTCGGTCATCCGCGCAGCGATCGCGCGCAGCACTTCCTGTCGAAGATCCTCGCGCACTGA
- a CDS encoding amino acid ABC transporter permease has translation MFSNFDYDVIWRSLPYLFQQGMAFTLTLTAIATVFGLILGTLIAMMRLSSSAVLSGFAVSYVNLMRSLPLVLVIFLFYFLMPYVGQWIIRSDQPVQVGAYASTIVTFTLFEAAYFSEIMRAGIQSVPRGQVMAGYAIGLNYREVMRHVVLPQAFRNMLPVIFTQTIVLFQDTSLVYVLSITDFLGAASKVAQRDGRLTEMYLFAALVYFLICFTASFFVKRLQKRISIIR, from the coding sequence ATGTTCAGCAATTTCGATTATGACGTCATCTGGCGCAGCCTGCCCTACCTGTTTCAGCAGGGCATGGCGTTCACCCTCACGCTGACGGCAATTGCGACGGTCTTCGGTCTCATCCTCGGCACCTTGATCGCGATGATGCGGCTGTCGTCCAGTGCCGTGCTGTCGGGCTTTGCGGTGAGCTACGTCAATCTGATGCGCTCGCTGCCGCTCGTGCTGGTGATCTTCCTGTTCTACTTTCTGATGCCCTATGTCGGACAGTGGATCATCCGCTCCGATCAGCCCGTGCAGGTCGGCGCCTACGCCTCGACCATCGTGACCTTCACGCTGTTTGAGGCAGCTTACTTCTCGGAGATCATGCGCGCCGGTATCCAGTCGGTGCCGCGGGGGCAGGTGATGGCGGGCTACGCTATCGGGCTCAACTATCGCGAGGTGATGCGCCATGTCGTGCTGCCGCAGGCATTCCGCAACATGCTGCCGGTGATCTTCACCCAGACCATCGTGCTGTTCCAGGACACATCGCTGGTCTATGTGCTGTCGATCACGGACTTTCTCGGCGCAGCCTCGAAGGTTGCGCAGCGCGACGGTCGTCTCACCGAAATGTATCTGTTCGCGGCGCTGGTCTACTTTCTGATCTGCTTCACCGCGTCATTCTTTGTGAAGCGCTTGCAGAAGCGCATCAGCATCATCCGCTAG
- a CDS encoding amino acid ABC transporter permease, which translates to MNYNWNWGIFWDQTPDATGTYFGSLMSGLQVTILLALCAWFIAFVMGSLIGIMRTLPARWAVFVGNAYIEMFRNIPLLVQLFIWFFVIPELLPGDLGIWIKQLRNGPFIAAMLGLGFYMSSRVAAQITAGINALPKGQRMAGTAIGLTTWQTYRYILLPLAYRIIFPPLTSEFLNTIKNTAPALTIGVLELTARARSMQEFSFQVFEAFSAAAAIYLVLSAVVTIGMRILEKRLAIPGFNEGK; encoded by the coding sequence GTGAACTATAACTGGAATTGGGGAATCTTCTGGGATCAGACGCCTGATGCGACGGGGACCTATTTTGGCTCGCTGATGAGCGGCCTTCAGGTCACGATCCTGCTCGCGCTCTGCGCCTGGTTCATCGCGTTCGTGATGGGCTCGCTGATCGGCATCATGCGGACCCTGCCTGCGCGCTGGGCGGTGTTTGTCGGCAATGCCTATATCGAGATGTTCCGCAACATTCCGCTGCTGGTGCAGCTGTTCATCTGGTTCTTCGTCATTCCCGAACTTTTGCCCGGCGATCTCGGCATCTGGATCAAGCAACTGCGCAATGGGCCGTTCATCGCCGCGATGCTCGGGCTTGGCTTCTATATGTCCTCGCGTGTCGCCGCACAGATCACCGCCGGCATCAATGCGCTGCCAAAGGGCCAGCGCATGGCCGGCACGGCAATCGGCCTCACCACCTGGCAGACCTATCGCTACATCTTGCTTCCGTTGGCCTATCGCATCATCTTTCCGCCGCTGACCTCCGAATTTCTCAACACCATCAAGAACACGGCGCCCGCACTCACCATCGGTGTGCTTGAACTGACGGCACGGGCGCGGTCCATGCAGGAGTTCTCGTTCCAGGTGTTCGAGGCCTTCTCGGCTGCGGCCGCCATCTACCTCGTCCTCAGCGCCGTCGTGACGATCGGAATGCGCATCCTCGAAAAGCGCCTGGCGATCCCCGGCTTCAACGAGGGGAAATAA
- a CDS encoding amino acid ABC transporter substrate-binding protein: MKRFFLLGTMIAAAVCTTQAGAQELTGTLKKIKDTGAITIGFRDSSVPFSYLDDNQKPVGFAMDICYKIVDAVKKELKNDKIEVKLNPVTSATRIPLIANGTVDLECGSTTNNADRQKQVAFTNTHFLTASRFVSKKAAKLDKIDDLKGKSVVSTSGTTNIKQLTEANAARNLGINVIPAKDHAEAFLMVETDRAVAFVMDDILLASLAAGARDPSAYVISKDAFSKAEPYGIMLRKDDAPFKKVVDAATAELYKSPEGAKIYDKWFTQKIPPKGLNLNVPMGAEQKKAFASPSDSPDPDAYAAN, from the coding sequence ATGAAACGATTTTTTCTGTTGGGGACCATGATCGCCGCGGCGGTCTGCACGACGCAGGCGGGCGCTCAGGAGCTCACCGGCACGCTCAAGAAGATCAAGGACACCGGCGCCATCACCATCGGCTTCCGCGATTCCTCGGTGCCGTTCTCTTATCTGGATGACAATCAGAAGCCCGTCGGTTTCGCCATGGACATCTGCTACAAGATCGTCGATGCGGTGAAGAAAGAGCTGAAGAACGACAAGATCGAGGTGAAGCTCAATCCGGTCACCTCGGCGACACGTATTCCGCTGATTGCCAACGGCACCGTCGACCTCGAATGCGGCTCGACCACCAACAATGCCGATCGCCAGAAGCAGGTTGCCTTCACCAATACGCACTTCCTGACGGCCAGCCGCTTCGTCTCGAAGAAGGCTGCCAAGCTCGACAAGATCGACGATCTGAAGGGCAAGTCGGTGGTCTCGACCTCCGGCACCACCAACATCAAGCAGCTCACCGAAGCCAATGCCGCCCGCAATCTTGGCATCAACGTCATTCCCGCCAAGGATCACGCTGAAGCATTCCTGATGGTCGAGACCGACCGCGCTGTAGCCTTCGTGATGGATGACATTCTGCTTGCCAGCCTTGCTGCCGGTGCGCGCGATCCGAGCGCCTATGTGATCTCGAAGGACGCATTCTCCAAGGCCGAGCCGTACGGCATCATGCTGCGCAAGGACGATGCGCCGTTCAAGAAGGTTGTCGATGCGGCCACTGCCGAGCTCTACAAGAGCCCGGAAGGCGCCAAGATCTATGACAAGTGGTTCACGCAGAAGATCCCGCCCAAGGGTCTCAATCTGAACGTTCCGATGGGAGCCGAGCAGAAGAAGGCGTTCGCCAGCCCGTCGGATTCGCCTGATCCCGACGCCTACGCAGCCAATTAA
- a CDS encoding DHA2 family efflux MFS transporter permease subunit has product MSNALHALCDAGAAGATEKIDDISHPGLVITTTILASSLAFIDGSVVNVGLPAIAASFQADAVDLQWVINAYLLPLSALLLLGGAAGDRFGRRRLLIWGVGLFALASLACAMAPSLRLLLAARFLQGVSAAMLMPNSLAILGQTFSGEAKGRAIGIWAASGAAAGALGPVLGGWLIDIGSWHLIFLINVPIALAAMALAWLGIPRDRHDGDDPLDSLGAIIATAGLGLTTWSLTEATSHGWSGFTLGALVAGLLLLLVFVWIEGRRGERAMMPLALFGSASFVGLTLLTFLLYGALGGLFVLTPFLLIEAAGYTATQAGAALLPLPLVISLTSPLAGSLAARTGPKIMLTLGPVIVAMGFLMALRIGPDTSYWTSVFPAMVIIAIGMAGAVAPLTTAVLMSVDARHTGSASGFNSAVARTGGLVVTALIGSVMAAKGPALITAFAAATVAGAVLCVAAALSAFLLIAARPQP; this is encoded by the coding sequence ATGAGTAACGCCCTGCATGCGCTTTGTGACGCAGGCGCCGCCGGCGCCACAGAAAAGATCGATGATATCAGCCATCCCGGCCTGGTGATCACCACCACGATTCTGGCCTCTAGCCTGGCCTTCATCGACGGATCGGTGGTGAATGTCGGACTTCCTGCCATTGCAGCGAGTTTTCAGGCCGATGCCGTCGACCTGCAATGGGTGATCAACGCCTATCTGTTGCCGCTTAGTGCACTTCTTTTGCTCGGCGGTGCAGCAGGCGACCGTTTCGGCCGCCGCAGACTTCTTATCTGGGGCGTTGGGCTGTTTGCGCTGGCCTCGCTGGCTTGCGCTATGGCGCCCAGCCTGCGTTTGCTGTTGGCCGCCCGTTTTCTGCAGGGTGTCAGCGCGGCGATGCTGATGCCGAACAGTCTGGCGATCCTCGGCCAGACGTTTTCCGGCGAAGCCAAGGGCCGCGCCATCGGCATCTGGGCTGCCAGCGGCGCTGCGGCGGGCGCGCTCGGCCCGGTGCTGGGCGGATGGCTGATCGACATCGGCAGCTGGCATCTCATCTTTCTCATCAATGTGCCGATCGCATTGGCGGCGATGGCGCTTGCCTGGCTTGGTATCCCCCGCGACCGACACGACGGCGACGATCCACTCGATAGTCTCGGCGCCATCATCGCGACTGCGGGACTTGGCCTGACCACCTGGAGTCTGACCGAAGCTACGTCACATGGTTGGTCGGGTTTCACGCTTGGCGCGCTCGTCGCAGGCCTCCTGCTGTTGCTCGTTTTCGTGTGGATCGAAGGCCGCAGAGGCGAACGCGCGATGATGCCGCTTGCACTGTTCGGGTCCGCCAGCTTCGTCGGCCTGACGCTGCTGACATTCTTGTTGTACGGCGCACTCGGGGGGCTGTTCGTCCTGACGCCTTTTCTCCTGATCGAAGCCGCCGGCTACACGGCGACACAGGCCGGTGCCGCGCTGCTGCCCTTGCCGCTTGTCATCTCCTTGACATCACCGCTCGCTGGCTCGCTCGCGGCCAGAACCGGCCCGAAGATCATGCTGACGCTGGGACCGGTGATTGTGGCGATGGGTTTTCTGATGGCGCTCCGGATCGGTCCCGACACCAGCTACTGGACCAGCGTCTTCCCCGCCATGGTCATCATCGCCATCGGCATGGCCGGCGCTGTCGCACCTCTGACCACGGCCGTGCTGATGTCCGTCGATGCGCGTCACACCGGGTCAGCATCGGGCTTCAACAGCGCGGTCGCACGCACGGGCGGCCTTGTGGTCACGGCGCTGATCGGATCGGTCATGGCCGCAAAGGGGCCGGCGCTGATCACCGCATTTGCAGCAGCGACGGTCGCAGGTGCCGTGCTTTGTGTCGCAGCCGCGCTCAGCGCATTCCTGCTGATAGCGGCGCGGCCGCAGCCGTGA